In Chitinivibrionales bacterium, a genomic segment contains:
- a CDS encoding response regulator, giving the protein MDRPFRILLVDDEPGIRKILRLFLEMQGFVISEAITANQAMQAIKNEKPDLVILDVILCGQTGFDVCEWIKGNTETKDIIVFLFTALNQEQDFKEGQRVGCDLYLTKPQNPKDIVEKVTEYLKAKAASQS; this is encoded by the coding sequence ATGGATAGACCTTTTCGTATATTGCTTGTAGATGACGAGCCTGGCATCCGTAAAATACTGCGACTCTTCCTTGAAATGCAGGGCTTCGTTATTTCCGAAGCTATTACTGCAAATCAGGCGATGCAGGCAATAAAAAACGAAAAGCCCGATCTGGTTATTCTGGATGTTATCCTCTGTGGACAAACGGGTTTTGATGTATGCGAATGGATAAAAGGTAATACTGAGACTAAAGATATTATCGTGTTCCTCTTTACTGCGCTCAATCAGGAGCAGGATTTCAAAGAAGGCCAACGTGTTGGATGTGACCTTTATCTGACAAAGCCGCAAAACCCAAAAGATATCGTTGAAAAGGTTACAGAATATCTGAAAGCAAAGGCAGCTTCCCAGTCTTAG